One window of Amaranthus tricolor cultivar Red isolate AtriRed21 chromosome 11, ASM2621246v1, whole genome shotgun sequence genomic DNA carries:
- the LOC130827119 gene encoding repetitive proline-rich cell wall protein 1-like, with protein sequence MALTSIAFLASLLMTFVVLSFAADSYGYNPTPVYTPSPVYKPPVYIPSPVYKSPVYTPSPIYKSPVYTPSPVYKSPVYTPSPVYKSPVYTPSPIYKSPVYTPSPVYKPPVYTPSPVYKSPVYTPSPIYKSPVYTPSPVYKPPVYTPSPVYKSPVYTPSPIYKSPVYTPSPVYKSPVYTPSPVYKSPVYTPSPTYKSPVYTPSPVYKSPVYTPSPVYKSPVYTPSPVYKSPIYTPSPVYKSPVYTPSPIYKSPVYTPSPVYKSPVYNPSPVYKSPVYTPSPTYKSPVYTPSPVYKSPVYSQSPVYKSPIYTPSPVYKSPVYTPSPIYKSPVYTPSPTYKSPVYTPSPVYTPSPVYKSPVYTPSPVYKSPVYIPSPIYKSPIYTPSPVYKSPIYSPTPVYKSPIYTPSPVYKSPIYTPSPVYKSPVYTPSPIYKSPVYTPSPVYESPAYIPSPPYGY encoded by the coding sequence ATGGCTCTAACTAGTATAGCTTTCTTAGCTTCTCTACTCATGACTTTTGTGGTACTTTCATTTGCTGCTGATTCTTATGGTTATAACCCTACTCCTGTCTACACACCATCTCCCGTTTATAAGCCACCCGTATATATCCCTTCTCCGGTATACAAGTCACCCGTTTATACTCCATCACCTATATATAAGTCTCCTGTGTATACTCCATCCCCTGTATACAAGTCACCTGTATACACTCCATCCCCAGTATACAAGTCACCCGTTTATACTCCATCTCCGATTTATAAATCCCCTGTGTACACTCCATCCCCAGTATACAAGCCACCCGTATATACTCCATCACCAGTATACAAGTCACCCGTTTATACTCCATCTCCGATTTATAAATCTCCTGTGTACACTCCATCCCCAGTATACAAGCCACCCGTATATACTCCATCACCAGTATATAAGTCACCCGTTTATACTCCATCTCCGATTTATAAATCTCCTGTGTACACTCCATCCCCAGTATACAAGTCACCCGTATATACTCCATCACCAGTGTACAAGTCACCCGTTTATACTCCATCTCCTACATATAAGTCTCCTGTGTATACTCCATCCCCAGTATACAAGTCACCGGTATACACTCCATCACCAGTGTACAAGTCACCCGTTTATACCCCTTCACCGGTTTACAAGTCACCAATTTACACACCTTCACCAGTATACAAGTCACCTGTTTATACTCCATCTCCTATTTATAAGTCTCCTGTGTATACTCCATCCCCAGTATACAAGTCACCTGTGTACAATCCATCACCAGTATACAAATCACCCGTTTATACTCCATCTCCTACCTACAAGTCACCTGTGTATACTCCATCCCCTGTATACAAGTCACCAGTATACAGCCAATCACCAGTGTACAAGTCACCCATTTATACCCCATCACCGGTGTATAAGTCTCCTGTATATACACCATCACCAATTTACAAATCACCCGTTTATACCCCATCTCCTACTTATAAATCTCCTGTGTATACTCCTTCACCAGTATACACTCCATCTCCCGTGTACAAGTCACCGGTATACACCCCATCACCAGTGTACAAGTCTCCCGTTTATATCCCATCACCAATTTACAAATCTCCTATATATACACCATCACCGGTGTACAAGTCACCCATTTATTCCCCAACGCCAGTGTACAAATCACCTATTTATACCCCATCACCAGTTTACAAATCTCCCATATACACTCCATCACCAGTATACAAGTCACCTGTTTACACACCATCACCAATATATAAATCTCCCGTTTACACACCATCACCAGTTTACGAATCTCCGGCATATATCCCTAGTCCTCCATATGGCTATTAA